Proteins found in one Schistocerca serialis cubense isolate TAMUIC-IGC-003099 chromosome 5, iqSchSeri2.2, whole genome shotgun sequence genomic segment:
- the LOC126480971 gene encoding cyclic pyranopterin monophosphate synthase-like: protein MCNAGLLTKQTHRAQPSVFSCRFCSLGAQSESQTHVDRSGRAKMVNVGSKLVTERTATARAKVFVGPELMKLIRENGLKVLSVARLAEIVGSKQTSSLIPLCHNISLSSVALDIELDSALNCVIITGTAKCRGQMGMEMEALAAVSVSALTVYDMCKAVSHDIVISEIMLLAKSGGTRGDFHRT, encoded by the coding sequence atgtgcaatgcaggactcctaacaaaacaaacacacagagcacagccctctgtcttctcttgccgTTTCTGCAGTTTGGGAGCACAGTCCGAAAGTCAGACTCATGTTGACCGGTCTGGCAGGGCGAAAATGGTCAACGTGGGTTCGAAGCTGGTGACAGAACGGACTGCTACAGCAcgagcaaaggtttttgtgggacccGAACTGATGAAACTCATACGAGAAAATGGCCTGAAGGTACTTAGCGTTGCTCGCCTGGCGGAAATTGTGGggtccaagcagacgtccagccttatccctctgtgtcataacatatctttatcctctgtggctctggacattgaactggactctgctctcaactgtgtgattataactggcacggcaaagtgtagagggcagaTGGGCATGGAGATGGAAGCTCTCGctgctgtatcggtgtctgccttaacagtgtacgatatgtgcaaagctgtgagtcatgacattgtgatatctgaaataatgcttctggccaaaagtgggggaactagaggagacttccaccggacatga